The window CGGCAAGCCGCCGAGCAAGGCCGCTCCTGAAAATAAATAAACGAGATGAATCATGAAAAAGATACTTTCCCTCATCCTCATTCTTGTCACTGCCTTTAGTGCTGTCTCCTGTGTAAAGCTTGGAGGCGACCCGGTGGACAAGCGATACTATCGACTCGCACCAGTTCGCCAAGGCGAAACACAGGCGCCACAGAGTGACATCATTCTTCGTGTTCGCCGAATGTCCGTCTCCGATCTCTACAATACCCGTGAATTAGTCTATCAGATGGAAGGCGGTCGCATCGAATCCGATTTCTACAATCTCTTTTTCGTCGCGCCCAGCAACAACATTACGACTGAACTTCGCAAATGGCTGGCTTCCAGCGGCCAGTTTTCCAACATCATTGAGCCGGGAAGCATGGTAGTACCCACGCTAACTCTGGAAGGCGTACTCAATTCACTCTATGGGGATTACTCGTCAGGCCAGCCTGCTGCTGTCGTGGAAATGCAATTCTTCCTTGTCAATGAATCCACCGCTGACAACGACATTGTCTTTTCTCAAAGTTACAGGCAACGTATCCCCCTCGCCAAGCCTGACCCGCAGGATTTGGTACAGGCCATGACCAAAGGGGTCGCGGCTATCTTCACGCAACTTGAACAGGATCTGGCCCAAGCGCCCATTTAGAATATGAGAAAGAAACAAAAACGGGACATGTATGCTCCCGAAGAATTTGATGAAACAGAGGAGCTTGTCAGTCGCTCTCAGATGAAGCGTGACATGCATGCCCTGCAACAACTCGGCGTAGACTTGGCCGCACTTGGCGACCGCGTGGTCAAAGAGGCCAACCTGCCACCTGAAGTAGAAAAGGCTCTCCTGCTCATCAAGAAGCTGAAAAAGCATGAAGCCCGCCGTCGCCACCTGCAGTATGTCGGCAAACTCATGCGCACCTTTGACACCACTCACGTCCAAGAAATGGTCGAAGCTGCCAAGCTCGGGCATGAGGTGAAGACCGAAGAGTTCCACAGGGTGGAGCAAATGCGAGACGCATTGGTTGCAGGAGATGATGATCTTTTACAGGAACTCTTCGAAGCCCACCCGGAAGAAGGTCAACG of the Pseudodesulfovibrio sp. zrk46 genome contains:
- a CDS encoding ABC-type transport auxiliary lipoprotein family protein, with the protein product MKKILSLILILVTAFSAVSCVKLGGDPVDKRYYRLAPVRQGETQAPQSDIILRVRRMSVSDLYNTRELVYQMEGGRIESDFYNLFFVAPSNNITTELRKWLASSGQFSNIIEPGSMVVPTLTLEGVLNSLYGDYSSGQPAAVVEMQFFLVNESTADNDIVFSQSYRQRIPLAKPDPQDLVQAMTKGVAAIFTQLEQDLAQAPI
- the yjgA gene encoding ribosome biogenesis factor YjgA, whose amino-acid sequence is MRKKQKRDMYAPEEFDETEELVSRSQMKRDMHALQQLGVDLAALGDRVVKEANLPPEVEKALLLIKKLKKHEARRRHLQYVGKLMRTFDTTHVQEMVEAAKLGHEVKTEEFHRVEQMRDALVAGDDDLLQELFEAHPEEGQRIRQLTLGARRAKAKGKPPKDSRALFKLLRSLPEEEK